One part of the Neosynechococcus sphagnicola sy1 genome encodes these proteins:
- a CDS encoding dynamin family protein, with protein MSHVFPQCQNLQEQVNNLLQLQQQEPLLRSQDTTAIGNSLRKAISPTFEIVFAGAFSAGKSMLINALLERELLYSAEGHATGTECQIAYAEVDQERVVLTFLSEAEIREQVLLLCQRLELPARDNINHPEIIDMLGQACQKIIEQEGGESKSDRAKQASALSLLLTGFVANREHIHTVNNNTFSMERFHFRNLQEAASYARRGANSAVLKRVEYYCHHDLLSDGNILIDTPGIDAPVKKDAELTYAKIEHPDTSAVVCVLKPASAGDMTTEETELLEKSRSNPGIRDRVFYVFNRVDETWYNTQLRQRLERLIQEQFRDSSRVYKTSGLLGFFGSQIKATDRTNRFGLDTLFAPNLKSGEGREETPQFVSEFNRYCANSGKLPADRFRIDVKSYESPNENYARILGEEGLPLIEQLIKDSGIEEFRTAITRYLMEEKRPLLLANLADDLQPLCISLKKSYTETWQHLSSQPQDITAIKEQELRQLSKELKQVGDLFRQDIEQTVNNAVASDSNSALETSFLKLQARMIKRLDELLLAFSVGEVHKRAQASHRRHSVVPLLGILAEAFYYLADGLEEVLVDASQEVVLSFFQSLVHCVRQQDYYRNLYRLLGNDGGIETSLTHLQKQVSDALVNEARTECDRYVRERPEFYTEATPSIWQLRQTMQQACRGYDYKNMMEAEPAIRQLLKLDFEQKVKETVMRTFRQTINQTLNVHLLETAVDQADVILQQYDQARAYLAQILDKEAEEKIRSNQRKQAEIEQKIATYNQAISDMNACLEMMQLDRKKLPTIGDNDLVIVPGEASQSVDLVEAAIESEAIEVVELVEA; from the coding sequence ATGTCACACGTCTTCCCGCAGTGTCAAAACTTACAAGAGCAGGTGAATAACCTCTTGCAACTTCAACAGCAGGAGCCGTTACTGCGATCGCAAGACACAACCGCGATTGGGAATTCCTTACGGAAGGCGATCTCCCCCACATTTGAAATTGTCTTTGCTGGAGCCTTCAGCGCTGGAAAGTCAATGCTGATCAACGCTCTGCTAGAGCGAGAGTTGCTCTACAGCGCTGAAGGACACGCCACGGGAACGGAGTGTCAGATCGCCTATGCAGAGGTGGATCAAGAGCGAGTCGTTCTCACCTTTCTCAGTGAAGCTGAAATCCGGGAGCAGGTGCTCCTACTTTGTCAGCGTCTGGAACTGCCTGCCCGAGACAATATCAACCATCCAGAAATTATTGATATGTTGGGTCAGGCGTGCCAAAAGATTATTGAACAGGAAGGGGGTGAGAGCAAGTCCGATCGGGCCAAACAGGCCAGCGCCTTGAGCCTCCTACTGACGGGCTTTGTAGCTAACCGAGAACATATCCACACAGTTAACAACAACACCTTTTCTATGGAGCGGTTTCATTTCCGCAACCTTCAGGAAGCCGCCAGCTATGCTCGGCGGGGTGCGAATAGCGCTGTGCTAAAGCGGGTGGAATACTACTGCCATCATGATTTGCTCAGCGATGGCAACATCCTCATTGACACGCCGGGAATTGATGCACCTGTCAAAAAAGATGCGGAACTCACTTACGCCAAAATCGAACATCCCGATACCTCTGCTGTGGTTTGCGTTCTCAAGCCTGCCTCAGCCGGAGATATGACGACTGAAGAAACAGAGCTACTGGAGAAATCCCGATCGAATCCTGGCATTCGCGATCGCGTCTTCTATGTCTTTAACCGCGTCGATGAAACTTGGTACAACACCCAATTGCGCCAACGCCTAGAACGCTTGATCCAGGAGCAATTTCGCGATTCTAGTCGCGTGTATAAAACCAGCGGGTTGCTGGGTTTTTTTGGCAGTCAAATTAAAGCTACCGATCGCACGAATCGGTTTGGCTTGGACACACTGTTTGCGCCGAACCTTAAAAGTGGCGAAGGACGAGAAGAAACGCCGCAATTTGTCAGCGAATTTAACCGCTACTGTGCCAACTCCGGTAAATTGCCCGCCGATCGCTTCCGGATCGATGTCAAAAGCTACGAGTCACCGAACGAAAACTATGCGCGGATTCTCGGTGAAGAAGGGCTGCCACTGATCGAGCAATTGATTAAGGACAGTGGCATAGAAGAGTTCCGCACTGCCATCACCCGCTATCTGATGGAGGAAAAGCGACCGCTGCTGTTAGCAAACCTGGCTGATGATCTTCAGCCCTTGTGTATTAGCCTGAAGAAATCCTACACAGAAACCTGGCAGCACTTGAGCAGCCAGCCACAGGATATCACCGCCATCAAGGAGCAAGAGCTACGCCAGTTGAGCAAAGAGCTCAAGCAGGTGGGGGATCTCTTCCGCCAAGATATTGAACAAACCGTCAACAATGCCGTTGCCAGCGACAGCAACAGTGCTCTGGAAACTAGCTTCCTAAAGCTGCAAGCCCGGATGATTAAACGCTTAGACGAATTGCTGCTGGCTTTCTCGGTCGGTGAAGTCCATAAACGCGCCCAAGCCAGCCATAGGCGTCACTCAGTGGTGCCCTTGCTGGGGATTCTGGCAGAAGCCTTTTATTACCTAGCGGATGGACTGGAGGAAGTCTTAGTGGATGCGTCTCAAGAAGTTGTCCTCAGCTTTTTCCAGAGTTTGGTGCATTGCGTTCGGCAGCAAGACTACTATCGCAACCTCTATCGTCTGCTGGGAAACGATGGTGGCATTGAAACCAGCCTGACTCACCTCCAGAAACAAGTCTCCGATGCCCTCGTCAATGAAGCCCGAACCGAGTGCGATCGCTACGTGCGAGAACGCCCTGAGTTTTACACTGAGGCGACTCCCTCGATATGGCAGCTGCGCCAAACAATGCAACAAGCCTGCCGGGGTTATGACTACAAAAACATGATGGAAGCAGAACCTGCTATCCGCCAACTCTTGAAGCTGGACTTTGAACAAAAGGTCAAAGAAACGGTCATGCGTACCTTCCGCCAAACCATCAACCAAACCCTCAATGTCCATCTCCTGGAAACTGCTGTTGATCAAGCTGATGTGATTCTGCAACAGTATGATCAAGCCCGCGCTTATTTGGCACAAATCCTGGACAAAGAAGCGGAGGAGAAAATCCGCAGCAACCAGCGTAAACAAGCCGAAATTGAACAGAAGATCGCCACCTATAACCAGGCTATTTCTGACATGAATGCCTGTCTGGAAATGATGCAACTCGATCGCAAAAAATTACCCACCATTGGCGACAACGATTTGGTGATCGTGCCTGGTGAAGCTAGCCAATCTGTTGATTTGGTTGAAGCGGCGATCGAGTCTGAGGCTATTGAAGTGGTCGAACTCGTTGAAGCTTAG
- a CDS encoding DUF6737 family protein, giving the protein MNNSAESKPVSPWSYKPWWCQPWSIVLTGVTLIGGSWLLLHIGWLTALIAVPVLTWMGFFVLVWPRLMAQIDIDA; this is encoded by the coding sequence ATGAACAATTCTGCTGAATCGAAACCGGTCAGTCCCTGGAGCTATAAACCTTGGTGGTGTCAGCCTTGGTCTATTGTGCTCACCGGGGTGACCCTGATTGGTGGTAGTTGGTTACTATTACACATCGGGTGGCTGACTGCCTTAATAGCCGTTCCTGTCTTAACTTGGATGGGATTCTTTGTCTTAGTTTGGCCACGCTTAATGGCGCAAATTGATATAGATGCATGA
- a CDS encoding class I SAM-dependent methyltransferase, which yields MMKPQHPHAMLPQLTHDERARQTFISSLQAYIGQHLSPGLHQVYEERVKPEFEQQHQRPPQQRHEIRRAMQEESTYQWWSALRRTTQELMWDALLTSADFQLDDLAARYHQVVAAAPAPAMGSLTIPPDFTVPAYQKAVDIHCMPGSYHSEASTDDVTAGALYDRGVYLYTQGRLGTLNDALGQVLIHNYLQPRHPALNPSRILELGCSVGHSLLPYVDTYPAAEIHGIDVAAPMLRYGHARAVALGKPVHFSQQQAEQTTFAEQSFDLIVSHIFLHEIPSFAVHRCFKECYRLLTPGGLMVHLEAPFYQDIDLFRAFLLDWETANNNEPFWSEVRDLDLSAIATTAGFTPESQERTVVSAQIPAQGLPMPQLQGQGMGGRGTWHIFAARK from the coding sequence ATGATGAAACCGCAACACCCCCACGCTATGCTGCCCCAATTAACCCACGACGAGCGGGCACGTCAAACCTTTATCAGCTCTCTTCAGGCCTATATTGGACAGCATCTATCACCGGGACTGCATCAGGTTTATGAGGAGCGGGTTAAACCTGAATTTGAGCAACAGCACCAGCGTCCCCCGCAGCAGCGGCACGAGATTCGCCGCGCCATGCAGGAAGAATCCACCTATCAATGGTGGAGTGCCCTGCGACGCACTACTCAGGAGCTGATGTGGGACGCTCTCCTCACCAGTGCTGACTTCCAACTGGATGACTTAGCAGCCCGATACCACCAGGTTGTAGCAGCAGCTCCCGCACCTGCAATGGGATCATTAACAATTCCCCCCGACTTTACGGTTCCCGCTTATCAAAAAGCCGTTGACATTCACTGTATGCCAGGGAGTTACCATAGCGAAGCCAGCACTGATGACGTTACCGCAGGGGCACTCTACGACCGGGGAGTTTATCTTTATACCCAAGGGCGATTGGGGACACTGAATGATGCCCTGGGTCAGGTACTGATCCACAACTATCTGCAACCCAGGCATCCAGCGCTCAACCCCAGTCGGATTTTGGAGCTGGGCTGTTCAGTGGGACATAGCCTCTTACCCTATGTCGATACTTATCCCGCAGCAGAAATTCACGGCATTGATGTCGCCGCCCCGATGTTACGCTACGGACACGCTCGGGCAGTTGCCCTGGGTAAGCCTGTCCATTTTTCCCAACAGCAGGCCGAACAGACCACCTTTGCAGAGCAATCCTTTGACCTGATTGTCTCCCATATTTTTCTTCACGAAATTCCCAGCTTCGCAGTGCACCGTTGTTTTAAAGAGTGCTATCGGCTACTCACCCCCGGTGGGCTGATGGTTCACTTGGAAGCCCCCTTTTACCAAGATATAGATCTCTTTCGAGCTTTTCTCTTGGACTGGGAAACCGCCAATAATAACGAGCCTTTCTGGAGTGAGGTTCGGGATCTTGATCTGTCGGCGATCGCCACAACCGCTGGCTTCACCCCTGAGTCTCAGGAGCGCACGGTTGTTTCTGCCCAGATTCCCGCCCAGGGATTACCCATGCCGCAATTGCAAGGACAAGGCATGGGTGGTCGCGGGACTTGGCATATTTTCGCTGCCCGCAAGTGA
- a CDS encoding sensor protein KdpD yields MFPPPANPSPNTSYIRSVRRGKHKIFIGMSPGVGKTYKMLEEGHRLKEEGTDVVIGLLETHNRQETAQKAVGLEIVPRKDITCAGVTLTEMDTDAVIARQPQLALIDELAHTNVPGSEREKRYQDVEKVLEAGIDVYSTVNIQHLESLNDLVARITGVMVRERIPDRLLEEADQVVVVDVTPETLEERLRDGKIYAPEKVDQSLQNFFQRRNLIALRELALREVADNVEEGALEALSNHSNSSAPYCNIHERVLVCVSTYPNSLQLIRRGARIAGYMRAPLHGLFVDDPDRFLTKEESLHVETCERLLKEFNGQFIRVSDQNKARAIAEIAQQYHVTQIVIGESQRSRWKILLRGSLTQQLLKLLKHIDVHIIATDKIT; encoded by the coding sequence ATGTTCCCTCCACCAGCGAACCCATCACCCAATACCTCTTATATTCGGTCTGTCCGGCGTGGGAAGCATAAAATATTCATTGGCATGTCTCCAGGTGTGGGCAAAACTTACAAGATGCTGGAGGAAGGGCATCGACTTAAGGAGGAAGGAACCGATGTGGTGATTGGACTGCTAGAAACCCACAATCGTCAAGAAACAGCCCAAAAAGCAGTTGGATTAGAGATCGTCCCTCGCAAAGATATCACTTGTGCAGGGGTGACATTGACAGAAATGGACACCGATGCCGTCATTGCCCGTCAACCGCAGCTTGCCTTAATCGATGAATTAGCACATACCAATGTCCCTGGCTCCGAACGGGAAAAGCGATATCAGGATGTAGAAAAAGTTTTAGAAGCCGGGATCGATGTCTATTCCACCGTGAATATTCAGCACTTAGAGAGCTTGAATGACTTGGTAGCAAGAATTACAGGTGTCATGGTACGAGAGCGAATTCCCGATCGCCTGTTAGAGGAAGCCGATCAAGTAGTCGTGGTAGACGTTACTCCAGAAACATTAGAGGAACGTTTAAGGGACGGCAAAATTTACGCCCCAGAAAAAGTAGATCAGTCCCTGCAAAACTTCTTTCAACGTCGGAATCTCATTGCACTGCGGGAATTAGCACTCCGTGAGGTGGCAGATAACGTAGAAGAAGGTGCGTTAGAAGCACTATCTAATCATTCAAATTCTTCTGCCCCCTACTGTAATATTCACGAGCGTGTATTAGTGTGTGTATCGACTTATCCTAACTCACTTCAACTCATTCGACGGGGTGCTCGTATTGCCGGATACATGCGTGCTCCTCTCCACGGCTTATTTGTAGACGACCCCGATCGCTTCTTAACCAAGGAAGAAAGTCTTCACGTTGAAACGTGTGAACGATTACTGAAGGAGTTTAATGGTCAGTTCATACGAGTTTCAGACCAGAATAAAGCGAGAGCGATCGCAGAAATTGCTCAACAGTACCATGTGACTCAAATTGTGATCGGTGAAAGTCAGCGATCGCGTTGGAAAATATTATTACGCGGATCGCTAACACAACAACTTCTAAAATTACTGAAACATATCGATGTCCACATCATTGCCACCGATAAAATCACTTGA